In Antedon mediterranea chromosome 10, ecAntMedi1.1, whole genome shotgun sequence, one genomic interval encodes:
- the LOC140060816 gene encoding protein FAM177A1-like: protein MQQQSDIPSKNSVSNETLLIGNKGGLLSAALPPEKEFEAITLEEKKQPKRVLHFSDGILEEFSSDEEEDETDAQPKIDPKTLTWIPYLWYYCVLGATKTLSVCDVVGEKFAWWLGITSPKYQYAIDEYNRLKEEEREELDEEMKEREEEKNRVAEMNAKEMYTDKGNTGSDPASSNI from the exons ATGCAGCAACAATCGGACATACCATCCAAGAATTCCGTTTCAAACGag aCTTTGTTGATAGGCAACAAGGGTGGGTTACTGTCAGCAGCCCTTCCACCTGAAAAAGAATTTGAAGCAATCACATTGGAAGAGAAGAAACAACCAAAACGAGTGCTTCATTTTAGTGATGGAATTCTCGAAGAGTTCAGTTCAGATGAAGAAGAGGATGAAACTGATGCTCAACCAAAAATAGACCCT AAAACCTTGACTTGGATCCCATATTTATGGTATTATTGTGTGCTTGGAGCGACAAAAACATTGTCCG TTTGTGATGTAGTAGGAGAGAAATTTGCTTGGTGGCTCGGAATTACGTCGCCTAAATATCAGTATGCTATTGATGAGTACAACAGACTAAAAGAAGAG GAAAGAGAGGAACTTGATGAAGAGATGAAGGAACGAGAAGAGGAAAAAAATAGAGTGGCTGAAATGAATGCGAAAGAAATGTACACGGATAAAGGAAACACAGGAAGTGATCCTGCGTCATCCAATATATGA